Proteins co-encoded in one Apteryx mantelli isolate bAptMan1 chromosome 4, bAptMan1.hap1, whole genome shotgun sequence genomic window:
- the LOC136991940 gene encoding olfactory receptor 4S2-like has protein sequence MEKVSSVKEFILLGLSKNQGVQKICFVVFLFFYIVTVAGNLLIVVTVISSQRLNSPMYFFLCHLSIADICFSSVTAPKMIADFLVEKKTISFGGCMAQLFGLHFFGGTEVFVLTAMAYDRYFAICRPLHYTTLMTRRVCGWMVMGSWVGGSVHSLVQTLITVSLPFCGPNKIDHYFCDVNPLLQLACTDTYVVGVIVVANSGMVCLVSFFILVTSYIVILFSLKRRTSEGRYKALSTCGSHIAVVILFFGPCTFTYIRPSSNLSEDKSVAVFYTVITPMLNPLIYTLRNEEVKSAMRKLWNRKVWREK, from the coding sequence atggagaaagtaagcagtgtgaaggaattcattcttctgggcctttcaaagaaccaaggggtgcagaaaatatgttttgtggtgtttttgttcttctatattgttactgtggcaggaaatctgctcatcgttgtcactgtaattagcagtcaacgtctgaactcccccatgtatttctttctctgccacctgtccattgcagatatttgcttctcttctgtcacagctcccaaaatgattgctgactttcttgtcgaaaagaaaaccatttcctttgggggttgcatggcacagctatttgggttacatttcttcgGCGGCACTGAGGTCTTcgtcctcacagcgatggcctatgatcgctactttgccatatgcagacccctgcactacaccaccctcatgaccaggcgtgtgtgtggctggatggtgatgggttcatgggtggggggctctgtgcactccctggtgcagaccctcataaccgttagcctccctttttgcggtcccaacaaaattgaccactacttctgtgatgtcaatcccctactacaactggcctgtaccgacacctatgttgtgggcgtcattgtcgttgccaatagtggaatggtttgtttggtctctttcttcatcctggtcacatcctacattgtcattttgttttccttgaaaaggcgaacgtccgaagggcggtacaaagccctctccacctgtgggtcccacattgctgtggtgattctcttctttgggccatgcacattcacctacatacgcccatccagcaacctctcggaggacaagagcgtagctgtcttttacactgtcatcacacccatgctgaacccactcatctacacactgagaaatgaggaggtaaaaagtgccatgagaaaactgtggaatagaaaagtttggcgtgaaaag